The proteins below come from a single Procambarus clarkii isolate CNS0578487 chromosome 26, FALCON_Pclarkii_2.0, whole genome shotgun sequence genomic window:
- the stai gene encoding uncharacterized protein stai isoform X4 codes for MSPPSNISDKKATEIRCEEKSRGGMCYEVILAEPSADKPAPTAISSPRPKSMTADEITQKLLQAEERRKSVEASRLASVGERMTRLEEASRKREESTAAFIAATQTALDDKLDTTSNNREAYLNGLRAKISDHLNNVDSVRKQLEAQTNELRQTIEDKLRSAEENRNENMGKMLEKLKDHEEYAQKVRLGHEEAIRHLEERIQAKLVVAEAKRETEIMKKLETLREHSNKISEAQELVTKKNEEVQRQLEQELAAKEERLRKISKEKEAKRLENTKTMSVKLEQVQENRTKEEEELKKKTLEKLGQKLDIADKNRMELAEKARKAKEESDRRAELVRANKERLMAAEKHETASSG; via the exons CCACCGAGATCAGGTGTGAAGAGAAGTCTCGTGGTGGAATGTGCTACGAGGTGATCCTTGCAGAACCATCTGCTGACAAGCCCGCACCTACAGCAATCTCCTCCCCACGTCCCAAGAGTATGACTGCTGATGAGATTACCCAGAAACTGCTGCAGGCTGAAGAACGCAGGAAG TCCGTAGAGGCCTCTCGCCTTGCTAGCGTTGGAGAGCGCATGACACGTTTGGAAGAAGCTAGTCGCAAGAGAGAAGAGTCTACTGCTGCTTTCATTGCTGCAACCCAAACTGCCCTAGATGACAAGCTTGACACAACCTCCAATAACCGTGAGGCATACCTCAACGGCCTACGTGCCAAGATCTCAGaccat CTGAATAATGTAGACAGTGTGCGTAAACAGTTGGAAGCTCAGACAAATGAACTTCGCCAAACCATTGAAGATAAACTGCGCTCTGCTGAAGAAAACCGAAATGAGAACATGGGAAAGATGCTAGAGAAGCTGAAGGATCAT GAGGAATATGCTCAGAAGGTTCGCCTAGGACATGAGGAAGCCATTCGGCATCTAGAAGAGAGGATTCAGGCCAAGTTGGTTGTAGCAGAGGCAAAACGCGAGACAGAAATAATGAAGAAACTTGAAACACTTAGAGAACAT TCTAATAAAATCAGTGAAGCTCAAGAGCTTGTCACAAAGAAGAATGAGGAAGTCCAGAGGCAGCTAGAACAGGAACTTGCTGCAAAGGAAGAACGTTTGCGTAAAATTAGCAAGGAAAAAGAAGCCAAGCGACTGGAGAATACGAAGACGATGTCAGTAAAGTTGGAACAGGTTCAAGAAAACCGTACAAAGGAAGAAGAAGAATTAAAGAAGAAAACCTTAGAGAAACTGGGGCAGAAACTTGATATTGCAGACAAGAACCGCATGGAATTGGCAGAAAAGGCACGAAAGGCAAAGGAAGAAAGT GATCGTAGAGCTGAACTCGTTCGAGCTAACAAGGAACGACTTATGGCTGCTGAGAAGCATGAAACTGCCTCATCTGGTTAG
- the stai gene encoding uncharacterized protein stai isoform X3 has protein sequence MIIGLVRDSFLRCFCQTCSVNSALPATEIRCEEKSRGGMCYEVILAEPSADKPAPTAISSPRPKSMTADEITQKLLQAEERRKSVEASRLASVGERMTRLEEASRKREESTAAFIAATQTALDDKLDTTSNNREAYLNGLRAKISDHLNNVDSVRKQLEAQTNELRQTIEDKLRSAEENRNENMGKMLEKLKDHEEYAQKVRLGHEEAIRHLEERIQAKLVVAEAKRETEIMKKLETLREHSNKISEAQELVTKKNEEVQRQLEQELAAKEERLRKISKEKEAKRLENTKTMSVKLEQVQENRTKEEEELKKKTLEKLGQKLDIADKNRMELAEKARKAKEESDRRAELVRANKERLMAAEKHETASSG, from the exons CCACCGAGATCAGGTGTGAAGAGAAGTCTCGTGGTGGAATGTGCTACGAGGTGATCCTTGCAGAACCATCTGCTGACAAGCCCGCACCTACAGCAATCTCCTCCCCACGTCCCAAGAGTATGACTGCTGATGAGATTACCCAGAAACTGCTGCAGGCTGAAGAACGCAGGAAG TCCGTAGAGGCCTCTCGCCTTGCTAGCGTTGGAGAGCGCATGACACGTTTGGAAGAAGCTAGTCGCAAGAGAGAAGAGTCTACTGCTGCTTTCATTGCTGCAACCCAAACTGCCCTAGATGACAAGCTTGACACAACCTCCAATAACCGTGAGGCATACCTCAACGGCCTACGTGCCAAGATCTCAGaccat CTGAATAATGTAGACAGTGTGCGTAAACAGTTGGAAGCTCAGACAAATGAACTTCGCCAAACCATTGAAGATAAACTGCGCTCTGCTGAAGAAAACCGAAATGAGAACATGGGAAAGATGCTAGAGAAGCTGAAGGATCAT GAGGAATATGCTCAGAAGGTTCGCCTAGGACATGAGGAAGCCATTCGGCATCTAGAAGAGAGGATTCAGGCCAAGTTGGTTGTAGCAGAGGCAAAACGCGAGACAGAAATAATGAAGAAACTTGAAACACTTAGAGAACAT TCTAATAAAATCAGTGAAGCTCAAGAGCTTGTCACAAAGAAGAATGAGGAAGTCCAGAGGCAGCTAGAACAGGAACTTGCTGCAAAGGAAGAACGTTTGCGTAAAATTAGCAAGGAAAAAGAAGCCAAGCGACTGGAGAATACGAAGACGATGTCAGTAAAGTTGGAACAGGTTCAAGAAAACCGTACAAAGGAAGAAGAAGAATTAAAGAAGAAAACCTTAGAGAAACTGGGGCAGAAACTTGATATTGCAGACAAGAACCGCATGGAATTGGCAGAAAAGGCACGAAAGGCAAAGGAAGAAAGT GATCGTAGAGCTGAACTCGTTCGAGCTAACAAGGAACGACTTATGGCTGCTGAGAAGCATGAAACTGCCTCATCTGGTTAG